In Apis mellifera strain DH4 linkage group LG1, Amel_HAv3.1, whole genome shotgun sequence, the sequence ATTGTTTCAATAGTAGTTGTTTGTGCCATGttaatatctgaaaataaaataaatttaccataacaaaataaaataaaaacaataaaataagatcaatgaaataaacaaattattatgaatataatttaataaaagaagtttAATAAGAactgttaaaaagaaaaaaataattataaaatttatatattaatagttattaaattagataatagaataaaaatcattagtaaactttattaatttaaattaatatttattctatattatatatttttttattatatatattttacataaatagaaattgatatttattacgatatatttattgatatatatatttagcagTATGTTTTATTTGTCTTAAAAAAAGTAGTAATTTTGATTCTCcaagaaaaaagattcatttcattttctattataaataataaaatatttcacgattacgatcaaattaaaactaaattctgaatctataatcattattatcaataatttttttctttttcgaactaattacatataataaatatataataaatatataaattttaaaacgatcaaaatatattttttatttagataatcttttaaaattattttttttataaatcaaatatgttatttttcattgaaaataattataaaatattagtttttataaaaagataatatgtttcatttcgcatcaaatcgtaaaaaacatacttttcttcgaggaaatcgaaaaatagtattttggattatatcgaaaatacataataaatgttcttctaaatgaaattgaatcatAATTGAACTATAAattgaatcaattattttttgtaacacATATTCGAAATTCATTATGTTCATTTTACACTTATGTTTAtatgtaacattttattaagcactattaacattattatgtctttttttaaatatatattttaatcaatttaaaagttttaacatttaataatataacattaaataatttaaaaaatttattatataataaaatatatttcagtaAAAAATACACGATATAACCAAacttatatatgttaaatagtaataattgtcCATTATATCTTAcataattgatatttcgaataatactgaatatattttgctttttttaattatctgattaaatatcaaagaaaaaaatattttttatcttaacatAATCACTTACAATAGTTGATATGTTCACTCTACAAACTTATCAatctctacatatatatatatatcaaatattaaatgaatagatGCGATTTTAGAGTTTGAtaacttgtaaaaaatttgtatgtaaAAAACAATaccagaaaaattaataatataatttgattctgAGGGTTATGTCACTATAAATGTCAACAAAGATTTCAATAATACGTTCATTATACACTCGCGTACtactgatatatataatatatatatatatcgcaaaGCATAGGCACTCAATGAATAATACTTTAGAAAGCAAATAAGAATCGAATATTCCTATTGGTTCTCTTTGCATCGAGATTTCTAACCTTAACACTGATTGGTATTTTTCCTATTTCCTTATTCAACGAATACGcttctataattttctatacttTCATATTGCGTCCAATAGAAAAAGTGAtcttaaagtaattattttgacatatccaataaaaatataatatgaatttacaataatgttaaatctatttttcaacTATTGTTAAGGGAatgtcataaaataattttttagaatttatacttgtaaaaattttgaataaaatatattacatatatatattaaaataaatgcaagaaaacttaaatttcaaaattaaaatatatatccataatCTAATATGTaactgtaatatttaataattttatttttatttatatgttatattaacaaattaataaataaatatataattttataataatattttataatattgttatattatattatgatatttattaaaaattttcacatttcaaTACTTACtttcttgtaataataataaatagtctTTTGATACTTATTTAtgtattgaattgaaaattgcatTAGAAAgcgttaatttattaataatttaatacaagatatttttaaaaatattgaataaatctaATTGAAACAGATGTATATGTTTCTAAATATAACGATGACGTCACGAAATGACGTCAGCATTAcacatatttctttaaattatgcgtgcgcgcgcacacatacacaaatatttttatacgcatatttaaatttcaaataattttttaacatttataatgtagtcatattaattatatataattagattattgtatatatatattttattttataaataaagaataaatttaatacttaaatgaattaaacaattgtataaattactattaatattcattactgtttaatgataaaaaattaaaatatgcaaattcatttataaaatcatatatatttgaaatgtaatattttttttcaatatttgagtAATTTCAACATTCTGCGttctatattctaaatttttttttatattatactgaaatatcgattaaaaaattttaatgcttgaataaaatgtatatttatatatcaaagaatttgcaactgattaaataaattaaatattttaatcgattattttatttataaatttttataaataattattttattattttattataaattatatatatatatagttgttATATGTGtagtatattgtataatattgtattgtataaaagaaatatatatatatatatatagaaaataattaatatataaaaaaataatatataaaaaaatttataattagttatttatttattttattaatgattattaatttataattaaataaagataatatttatttactttaatttaaattttaataatttttacatatagtaattaaaacatcgtcattaattatttttaaaataaatgataattaaaattacattatttttatttttatgaatcaattaaaatgaaataaataattcgatattttattataaatattaatatttaattaattttataaagctaACTATTGTttacgatatattaatatttaatcattaacacagaatatatttaacatgacaaatcaattaaatataaatatagcaatcattaatatgttaattgcagtttattaaaagtaaatttatggaatattttaaaaaacacgaTTAATATTACACATGTGGAGATCATCAATTCCATTACTATCCGATGCACGATCAGTTTTTGAGGGGGTGGAGGGAAAACGTCGGCCATTTTGATCGTGACGCGCAGCGCGGAGGTCGTGGGCTCCACCAGTGACGAAGCCACTGGAGTTTTGACGTGGCTGCTACGTACCTGCCTGTTTGCCCACTCCGATTGCAGCAAAGTTGGTGACGAGAAATACGTAACTGGTAAGTACCCAGCTGGAGAATAATAACAACCGGACATGGACCACTGCGCTTATGGTACATAGAAAATGTTACCGAAACTACTAGCATTTGATTTCATGATCCCAGTACAATCAATTTTACGTCTGCTATGGAATATGCCGTAAAATATGGCGCCTTAAGGAAGATGTacgaatttctcgaaaaggGCAATGGGGGTTACGTGACAATTCTGACATCTCTTTTCATCGCTAACCAACACATCGTAATATTAATCGGTACAATCCTAGTCACATTTcatcatgttttttttatgaCTTCTGGCCCTTCGCTCATGTACGAAAACATCTTAAGTGTTTATTGTTctcgtattatttttagatctgCTTATGTAAATGACGCAGTAACACCGCCGATTGCAGACTGGCgggaaatttaaaacttttgcaCTTTAATGGATAACTCCAATTTTGAGTTGAATATGTTTTCAAATCCTCGATACCACTTGTTCTGATGATGTTTATCTTTAGTCTGGAAGTCAATTCGTGATATTTCAAGtatgcatatatttaattttttaaataaaaaattgtatgcatttttagttttcttttcttgaaatattttaaaaaatcatcaaaaaattaaacttaaactaaaaaaaatataaacaataattgtttaaaaggataatttaaatcttagactttttatgaaatcatataacaattttttcatgcaaaatcataaatatctaattacaAGCAATATgcattcaaatcaaaattaaaaaaaaattatttatagacatatatatatatattttatattatatattatatatatctgtaaataattatatatatatgtatgtatatatatatataatatatatatttatattatattaacataatattatatatataatatatattatatattttatatatgtatatataaatataaatataattttataaaaatatattcaattatgaaaatactttttgttTTGTAGGGTTTGATATTCCCAGGCTATGGAAAGTATGGTTGAGGAAAATGGATCAGCTGTTGACCCATTGTCTGCAGGTTCTCAAAGCGGCGATGCAGCACCAGCAATAGCAACATCGGTACAATCTCTCAATAGAACACAGCAGCAAACTCATCATCTGGTAGCTTCTACCAGCATTGTGCAACTGACACTACCTACGTCAGGAACAACACAGGTATACAGGAGAATCTCCTGTGTATCTATGTCtgatcatttatttatctgtTTTAGTTGAAAGcatgcatatataatttatttatgtttttaatcataattatcagTTAATCAAATAAGTATTGTGTATATTCAATCTTGCATAATGCTGgttcagaattaaaattaaagaaattaaaatttgaattcatttttttaattttatttttaacacaattaatatgatattataatatttatgataaatatttatatctattttatttgcatatgcATGATGATACTAgtcaatatcaaaatttgttatttttgttgtatattaaatatattttataaatattcatgttcatttaattagtaatatatagtctttaatattcataatagttTATATGAAATGCTCTTGCTTTATATAGGTACAATCTGTTATACAGCCTAATCAACAATCAGTAATTCAGACTGCAACAAATATTCAACCTGTTGCTATTTCAAAAGGAAATGTCATTCTTGTCAGTAAACCCAACTCCGTTATACAAACAGCTCAAGCAAGTTTACAAACGCTTCaggtgagttttttttttaattttaattaataatttttatttatatttaaagattaaactctgttattaataattttattctctgttattttctaattttaattttttttattaaataaatttaaaatatttattatatttatgaaatattaaattttatatgatatataatttttataaatatatatatttaaaaaataatattaaatataataaaatattgtatattattatattaggtGGTTGAGACTGGTAGTGATGATAGTTTCTCAGATTCAGAAGAATCTCCAGAACAAAGAGGAGGTATCCTTACCAGACGAccttcatataaaaaaattcttaatgacTTAGGTGGTGGTGAAATTACtggtatgtaaaatttttataatatattatatattaatatattaataaaatattaattaatttttttagaattaaaaaatttttatttgttaaatgtaatataaattgctatgcaattatttattattttttatttaaacttattataaattcaaagatatacagaatgttaatatatttatcatttttgaagAATCAATTCTAgagatcaaaacaaatataaaaattgataaaaaaatattaaattgatttatttattaaattatttattaaacttttacttttatttaattgtttttaatttaataatttttagtcttatttgacatttttgtatatttttgtttcagtcTCTAGAATCAACTTCTCAAAAATGTACtcttttgtgtatatatatatttaataacggtatatatatatatatatcatacaaaatggataatataacatgactattaatttatttcttgtttaaaaaaatatttcatataaaaattatgatataaacaaaacataattttattattttataaa encodes:
- the LOC409401 gene encoding cyclic AMP-responsive element-binding protein 1 isoform X1, which translates into the protein MESMVEENGSAVDPLSAGSQSGDAAPAIATSVQSLNRTQQQTHHLVASTSIVQLTLPTSGTTQVQSVIQPNQQSVIQTATNIQPVAISKGNVILVSKPNSVIQTAQASLQTLQVVETGSDDSFSDSEESPEQRGGILTRRPSYKKILNDLGGGEITDGRLPPLESSSECDSNVDSEVSSHSLHYQTVIPAGTIQIATQGEGVPGLHTLTMSNAATAGGAIVQYAQGQDTQFFVPVSDNVSAYTGHGVVVEDAARKRELRLLKNRQAARECRRKKKEYIKCLENRVAILENRNQTLIEELKSLKQLCEPKTD
- the LOC409401 gene encoding cyclic AMP-responsive element-binding protein 1 isoform X11, with product MESMVEENGSAVDPLSAGSQSGDAAPAIATSVQSVIQPNQQSVIQTATNIQPVAISKGNVILVSKPNSVIQTAQASLQTLQVVETGSDDSFSDSEESPEQRGGILTRRPSYKKILNDLGGGEITVIPAGTIQIATQGEGVPGLHTLTMSNAATAGGAIVQYAQGQDTQFFVPAYTGHGVVVEDAARKRELRLLKNRQAARECRRKKKEYIKCLENRVAILENRNQTLIEELKSLKQLCEPKTD
- the LOC409401 gene encoding cyclic AMP-responsive element-binding protein 1 isoform X2, which gives rise to MESMVEENGSAVDPLSAGSQSGDAAPAIATSVQSLNRTQQQTHHLVASTSIVQLTLPTSGTTQVQSVIQPNQQSVIQTATNIQPVAISKGNVILVSKPNSVIQTAQASLQTLQVVETGSDDSFSDSEESPEQRGGILTRRPSYKKILNDLGGGEITDGRLPPLESSSECDSNVDSEVSSHSLHYQTVIPAGTIQIATQGEGVPGLHTLTMSNAATAGGAIVQYAQGQDTQFFVPAYTGHGVVVEDAARKRELRLLKNRQAARECRRKKKEYIKCLENRVAILENRNQTLIEELKSLKQLCEPKTD
- the LOC409401 gene encoding cyclic AMP-responsive element-binding protein 1 isoform X12, whose amino-acid sequence is MESMVEENGSAVDPLSAGSQSGDAAPAIATSVQSVIQPNQQSVIQTATNIQPVAISKGNVILVSKPNSVIQTAQASLQTLQVVETGSDDSFSDSEESPEQRGGILTRRPSYKKILNDLGGGEITVIPAGTIQIATQGEGVPGLHTLTMSNAATAGGAIVQYAQGQDTQFFVPGHGVVVEDAARKRELRLLKNRQAARECRRKKKEYIKCLENRVAILENRNQTLIEELKSLKQLCEPKTD
- the LOC409401 gene encoding cyclic AMP-responsive element-binding protein 1 isoform X3 codes for the protein MESMVEENGSAVDPLSAGSQSGDAAPAIATSVQSLNRTQQQTHHLVASTSIVQLTLPTSGTTQVQSVIQPNQQSVIQTATNIQPVAISKGNVILVSKPNSVIQTAQASLQTLQVVETGSDDSFSDSEESPEQRGGILTRRPSYKKILNDLGGGEITDGRLPPLESSSECDSNVDSEVSSHSLHYQTVIPAGTIQIATQGEGVPGLHTLTMSNAATAGGAIVQYAQGQDTQFFVPGHGVVVEDAARKRELRLLKNRQAARECRRKKKEYIKCLENRVAILENRNQTLIEELKSLKQLCEPKTD
- the LOC409401 gene encoding cyclic AMP-responsive element-binding protein 1 isoform X4, whose translation is MESMVEENGSAVDPLSAGSQSGDAAPAIATSVQSLNRTQQQTHHLVASTSIVQLTLPTSGTTQVQSVIQPNQQSVIQTATNIQPVAISKGNVILVSKPNSVIQTAQASLQTLQVVETGSDDSFSDSEESPEQRGGILTRRPSYKKILNDLGGGEITVIPAGTIQIATQGEGVPGLHTLTMSNAATAGGAIVQYAQGQDTQFFVPVSDNVSAYTGHGVVVEDAARKRELRLLKNRQAARECRRKKKEYIKCLENRVAILENRNQTLIEELKSLKQLCEPKTD
- the LOC409401 gene encoding cyclic AMP-responsive element-binding protein 1 isoform X8; protein product: MESMVEENGSAVDPLSAGSQSGDAAPAIATSVQSLNRTQQQTHHLVASTSIVQLTLPTSGTTQVQSVIQPNQQSVIQTATNIQPVAISKGNVILVSKPNSVIQTAQASLQTLQVVETGSDDSFSDSEESPEQRGGILTRRPSYKKILNDLGGGEITVIPAGTIQIATQGEGVPGLHTLTMSNAATAGGAIVQYAQGQDTQFFVPGHGVVVEDAARKRELRLLKNRQAARECRRKKKEYIKCLENRVAILENRNQTLIEELKSLKQLCEPKTD
- the LOC409401 gene encoding cyclic AMP-responsive element-binding protein 1 isoform X6 — its product is MESMVEENGSAVDPLSAGSQSGDAAPAIATSVQSLNRTQQQTHHLVASTSIVQLTLPTSGTTQVQSVIQPNQQSVIQTATNIQPVAISKGNVILVSKPNSVIQTAQASLQTLQVVETGSDDSFSDSEESPEQRGGILTRRPSYKKILNDLGGGEITVIPAGTIQIATQGEGVPGLHTLTMSNAATAGGAIVQYAQGQDTQFFVPAYTGHGVVVEDAARKRELRLLKNRQAARECRRKKKEYIKCLENRVAILENRNQTLIEELKSLKQLCEPKTD